The sequence ATCCCGCCTGACTGGCCATTTTCTGTTTAAGCTGCTGAACCTCTTTTTCAAGGTTCCTGGATTGCTCAACCAACTGACCGATACGCTCAGGCAATTTATGCCAGTCACTCTTCAGCTGAGCCGCCACATCGCATAGCAACTGACTTTGATGCTGAGAAAATTTAAGCGCCTGAGCCCCTGTTACTGCTTCGATACGACGCACCCCTGATGCAATGCCGCCTTCACTGGTAATACGGAACAGACCGATGTCGCCGGTCTGGCTGACATGCGTACCGCCACACAGCTCCATGGAAAAATCGCCCATGGACACCACCCGCACCTGATCATCGTATTTCTCACCAAACAGTGCCTGAGCTCCGGCAGATTTGGCCTCTTCGAGGTCCATCAGCTTAGTGGTCAGCGGATGATTCAGCCGGATTTGCTGATTTACCAGATCTTCGATTTCGGTGATCTGCCCGGCACTGACCCCCTCAAAATGCGAAAAATCAAAACGCAGTCGCTCAGGATCCACCAGAGACCCTTTCTGATTCACATGCTCGCCCAAAACGTTTTTAAGCGCAGCATGTAAAAGGTGAGTGGCGCTGTGGTTTAGCTTAATCGCCTGACGACGCTCAGCATCAATCTGCAGACTGGCCTTGTCACCCACCTTAATCGGCGCCTCAGCAATACCTTTATGGGCTATGGCACTGCCAAGCTTAATGGTGTCGGTTATCTTAAAGCCGCCATTGGCAAGTTTCAGATAGCCGGTATCGCCCACCTGACCCCCAGCCTCAGCATAAAAAGGCGTGCGGTCCAGTATCACCATGCCCTGTTCGCCGCTTTCCAGCTGCTGAACTTTGCTGTCTGTGCTGAACAACTCCAGTATCCGGGCTTCACCGCTTTGTTGATCGTAACCGGTAAACTCTGAGCTGCTGTAGCTGCTCAGTTGGCTGTTATAATCCACGCCAAAATTACTGGCCTGCTGAGCACGTTTACGCTGCTCGGCCATGGCTTTTTCAAACCCGGCTTCATCGATACTAAAGCCTTTTTCACGGGCCACGTCGTTGGTCAGATCCGCAGGAAAGCCATAGGTATCATAGAGTTTAAATACCAGCTCACCGGGAATGGTCTTATCGGTGAGGCTTTCAAGGGCTTCCTGTAAAATCTGCATGCCCCGCTCAAGGGTTCTGGAAAACTGTTCTTCTTCCACTTTCAGTACCCGCTCAATGGTACTGCGTTGCGTTTTCAGCTCAGGATACGCCTCACCCATCTGGCCAATCAGCGCATCCACCAGCCTGTAAAAGAAAATGTCCTGAGCACCCAGCTTGTAACCATGACGTACAGCACGGCGGATAATACGTCGCAGCACATAACCGCGACCTTCGTTAGAGGGCAGTACCCCATCGGCAATCAGAAAACTGCATGAACGGATATGGTCCGCCACTACACGTAGGGACTTATCTTCAAGATCCTTAGCACCTGTTATCTCAGCAGCGGCTTTAATCAACGCCTGGAACAGATCAATCTCATAATTGCTGTGCACATCCTGCATGATCGCAGAGATACGCTCCAGCCCCATCCCCGTATCGATAGAAGGCTTGGGCAGGGGTTCCAGGGTACCGTCAGCCTGGCGGTTGTACTGCATAAACACCAGGTTCCAGATCTCGATAAACCTGTCACCGTCTTCTTCCGGCGTGCCGGGCGGGCCGCCCCAGATATGCTCACCGTGATCGTAGAATATTTCTGAGCAGGGGCCACAGGGCCCGGTATCGCCCATCGACCAGAAATTATCTGAGGTACTGATACGGATAATTTTCTCCGCCGGCACACCAATATGCTGTGACCAGATATCAAAGGCTTCATCGTCCTCGGCATAAATGGTGACCAGCAGTTTTTGCTCAGGCAACTTCAGTTCTTTGGTCAGAAAGTGCCAGGCAAATTCTATGGCTTCTTTTTTGAAATAGTCACCAAAGCTGAAATTGCCCAGCATTTCAAAAAAGGTGTGATGACGGGCCGTATAGCCAACATTCTCCAGATCATTATGCTTACCGCCGGCACGCACACAGCGCTGTGCCGAAACCGCCCGGTTATAACTGCGTTTTTCCGCACCCAGCAATACATCTTTAAACTGGTTCATCCCGGCATTGGTAAACAGCAGGGTCGGATCATCGGCAGGCACCAGCGAACTGCTGGGCACCAGTTGGTGACCATGGCTGGAAAAATAATCGAAAAATTTGCGTCGAATGTCAGCAGTACTAATAGTCATTGATTATCCCGGATAAGCGGCATTAAGGGTAAAAAATCACCTGGATCTGTAAATGAGAAAAATCACTCAGGGGCCTGACAATAGCATGAAAACTTGTCCGATGTCAGGTGCTAAAACAGCTTTAAACCGGCTGTTTGGGAGGATTAGTCTGACACTTTTAGCCTGTTTGCAGCGAGAAGCCCTTTGAGCAGCTGAAATCCGACTTTACCCATCGCCCTGAGGTTCCATAGCGTACCGGATCTGCTCCTGGGTAAAGCCCTTGTATTGGAGGTGCCTGGCCCGTTTCTGCTGTTCTTTAAAATCCGTTACAGGTTTTGTGTATTTTCTCTGGTACAGCGCCCTGGCCGCTTCAAACCAGTCGGCCTCCAGTTCTGCCAGCGCCTGCTCAATCAGAGGATCGGCAACCTGGCGTTGACGCAG comes from Lacimicrobium alkaliphilum and encodes:
- the alaS gene encoding alanine--tRNA ligase; this translates as MTISTADIRRKFFDYFSSHGHQLVPSSSLVPADDPTLLFTNAGMNQFKDVLLGAEKRSYNRAVSAQRCVRAGGKHNDLENVGYTARHHTFFEMLGNFSFGDYFKKEAIEFAWHFLTKELKLPEQKLLVTIYAEDDEAFDIWSQHIGVPAEKIIRISTSDNFWSMGDTGPCGPCSEIFYDHGEHIWGGPPGTPEEDGDRFIEIWNLVFMQYNRQADGTLEPLPKPSIDTGMGLERISAIMQDVHSNYEIDLFQALIKAAAEITGAKDLEDKSLRVVADHIRSCSFLIADGVLPSNEGRGYVLRRIIRRAVRHGYKLGAQDIFFYRLVDALIGQMGEAYPELKTQRSTIERVLKVEEEQFSRTLERGMQILQEALESLTDKTIPGELVFKLYDTYGFPADLTNDVAREKGFSIDEAGFEKAMAEQRKRAQQASNFGVDYNSQLSSYSSSEFTGYDQQSGEARILELFSTDSKVQQLESGEQGMVILDRTPFYAEAGGQVGDTGYLKLANGGFKITDTIKLGSAIAHKGIAEAPIKVGDKASLQIDAERRQAIKLNHSATHLLHAALKNVLGEHVNQKGSLVDPERLRFDFSHFEGVSAGQITEIEDLVNQQIRLNHPLTTKLMDLEEAKSAGAQALFGEKYDDQVRVVSMGDFSMELCGGTHVSQTGDIGLFRITSEGGIASGVRRIEAVTGAQALKFSQHQSQLLCDVAAQLKSDWHKLPERIGQLVEQSRNLEKEVQQLKQKMASQAGSDLLSDAYEINNVKVLSAKLEGVEPKSLRDLTDTLKNKMGSGILVLAVAGDNKVSLIAGVTNDLTAKVKAGELVNFVAQQVGGKGGGRPDMAQAGGSQPENLDQALASVSTWLQDKL